The Pseudomonadota bacterium genomic sequence GGGCAAGGCCAACAACATGCCGGCCGACAACATCGACCGCGCGATCAAGAAGGGCACCGGCGAGCTCGAGGGCGTCATCTATGAGGAGATCGTGTACGAAGGCTACGGCCCCGAGGGCGTCGCGGTCGTCCTCGAGGTGATGACCGACAACCGCAACCGCACGGTCGCGGACATCCGGCACCTCTTCACCCGGTACAACGGCAACCTCGGCCCTTCGGGCTGCGCGACGAGGATGTTCGATCGCGTGGGGCTGATCGAGATCGACAAGTCCAAGGCGACCGAGGAGCAGCTCATGGAGATCGCGCTCGAGGCCGGCGCGCAGGACATCCTCGAGGAGGAGACCGTCTTCGAGGTCATCACCCCGGTCGAGAGCTTCTTCGCCGTCTTCAAGGCGCTCGAGGCGGCCAAGATCGCGACCGAGAGCGCGGAGCTGACGCGCAGGCCGCAGCTGACGGTGAAGCTCGAGGGCAAGCCCGCCGAGACGATGCTCAAGCTCTACACGGCGCTCGAGGATCACGACGACGTCCAGCACCTCTACGCGAACTTCGACATCTCCGACGAGATCATGGAGAGCTTCTCCGCATGATCGTCATCGGGGTCGACCCCGGAACGATCCGCACCGGCTGGGGCGTCGTGCGGCGCGACGGGAACCGGATCACGCGGCTCGCCTCCGGGACGATCTTCCTCGACGACTCCCTCGAGGTGGAGGACCGGCTCGTGCCGCTCGAGGCCGCCGTCGACCGGATCCTGACCGAGCACGGTCCCGACGAGGCGGCGGTCGAGAGCCTGTTCTTCTCCAAGAACGCCCTGTCCGCGCTGAAGCTCGGTCACGCGCGCGGCGTCATCGTGCTCGCCCTCCGGCGCCGCGGCCTCCGCGTGGCGTCGTACCCGCCGGCGCTCGTCAAGCGCTCCATCGTCGGGGGCGGGCGCGCGGCCAAGGGCCAGGTGCAGCGCGTCGTGCAGGCGATCCTGAAGATGCCGGGGCTCCCGGCCGAGGACGAGGCCGACGCCCTGGCGATCGCCCTGTGCCACGCCAACGCCCCGCGGCGCTAGCTTTTTGCCTACATTTCCACCCCTGCCCGTGCTACTTGACTCGCGAGATGCCCGGCACCGGAAAGACGCCCGAGGAGCCGCCCGAGGAGCCGCTCACCCCTGCCCCGGATCCGGTTCCCTTGAGCGCGCGAAGCCGCTCGGCCGCCCAGAGGCGCGCGGTCTTCGCCTCCGGCGCCCTGCTCGCCGCGGTCTTGGGGTGCGCCGCCGGATTCTTCGCGGTGACATCGGGTCATGAAACAGGTTCAAAAGGCGACACCATCGGTCTGCAGTCCACGGCCGAGTGGCTGGGGATAACGACTCCGGACGGCGGGGCCGGCACCGTCGACACTGAACCGAACTCCTCGAAATCCGGAGGGTATTTCGACGCCAAGGGGTACGAAGCCGGCGGCGGGGACGGCGGCGCGGCGGGGCCCGCGGCGGCGGTCGCAAAGGAGAGCGGCGTGACCGAGACCGCCGACACCCGGATCCTGCGGGGCGAGGTCAGGACCGGCGTCGCCGTGATCAAGAGCCTCACGTCGCTCGGCCTCTCCGCCGTGGACGCGCAGCTCGTCATCAACGCGATGAGCGGGATCTTCGACTTCCGCCGCGCCAAGCCCGGGCAGAAGTTCGAGCTCTCCATCGACAAGAAGACGCGCCATCCGATTAAATTTCGCTATGAGGCTTCCCTGACCGACATCTACGTCGTGGACAGGACCGGGGACGGCTACAGGGCCCGCGCCGTGAAGGTGCCCACCGAGAAGCGGATCCGGACCTTCGGCGGGACGATCTCCAGGTCGCTGTACGCCGCGCTCGAGGAGCTCGGCGCGTTCCCGTCGCTGACCGGCAGCGTCGTCGACGTGCTGTCGACGCAGGTGGACTTCTACAAGGAGCAGCGGCCGGGCGACACCTTCCGCATCATCATCGAGGAAGAGAGCCTGAAGGGCACGTTCCTCGGCTACGGCCCGGTGCTCGCCATGGAGTACTCGGGCGTGAAGTCCGGGGTGCGGCGGTTCTTCCGCTTCCGGGCCGGCGACGACGACGCGACCTACTACGACGCCAAGGGGATCTCGGTGCCGCGGTCCGAGATCCGGATCCCGCTCCACTACACGCGGATCTCCTCGCCGTTCGGCGTCCGCTTCCACCCGGTGCTCAAGCAGAAGAAGATGCACAACGGCGTCGACTTCGCCGCCCCCTCGGGCACGCCGGTGTGGGCGTGCGCCGACGGGGTCGTCTCCTTGGCCGCGCACGCCGGCGCCAACGGGAACCTCGTGTCGATCCAGCACGGCGACGGCCTGTCGTCGTACTACGCCCACCTCTCACGCTTCGCGGCGGGGCTCAGGCAGGGGGCGCCTGTCCGCGCGCGCCAGACGATCGGCTTCGTCGGCAACACGGGCCGCTCCACGGGCCCGCACCTCCACTTCGGCCTGAAGAAGAACGGCAAGTTCATCGATCCGCTGAAGTACAAGGTCCGCCCGGGCCGCCCCGCGCCCCCCAAGCACGCGGCCCAACTCGCCGCGGTGATCCGCGAGAGGAGCGCGATGCTCGATCGCGTGAAGATCGCCGCCCCGTCCGGTCCGCTCGAGAAGGTGCCCGACGCCGGCAGCGAGGTGCTCGGCGTCGAAGAGGACATGTAGGGGAGAGCCCGATCAGTTGCCGAGCTCTTCGGGACGCGCGTCGCGGACGCTGAGGATCTTCGCCTTGACGTGGATCGTCTTGCCGGCGAGCGGGTGGATCACGCGCACCTTGATGGCCTCGATCCGATCCTCGAGCACGACCATGTTGATAGTCTGGCTGTTGCCCGCGAGATCCGCCTCGAACATCGACCCCACGGCGACCTTCGCGTCCGCGGGGAGCCGGTTTCTGGGGATGTCGATGACCGGCCCCGACTCGACGGTGCCGAACGCCTTCTCCGGCGGGAGGTCGAACTCCTTCTCCTCGCCCTCTTCCATCCCCGCGATCTCCTCGTCGAGCCCCGGGATGACGCCGCTCTTCCCGTACAAGAACGCGAGCGGCGCGCCGCGGCCGGCGGACGATTCGATCATCTCACCCTTCTCCGTGGTGATCGTGTACTCCAGCGTTACCATCTTCCCCTGATCGACTTTCATCCTCGTCCTCCTTGGGCGCAGCCGCGCTGACTCAATCGGAAGAATGAGTGCAGAATATACCGCGGGCCGTCGGCCTTGCCAATACCGCTGATGATTGTGTAAGGTACCGAAAAACTGAATGGAATTCCCGCATGACACCGCTCGACAACCGTCCCCGCATCGCCGCCGCCGCTTCGGTTCTCGCGCCGCTCGTGATCGCGGCACTGCTCCTGTCGGTGGGGCTCGGGGAGTTCGGGCTGTGGGAGCCGCACGAGACCGCGCGCCTGCAGGCGGGGAAGGCGGCCGGCCCAGGGATGCCGTCGATAGGCGACGCGTTGGCGCGCCTCGGCGCGGGCTGGGACGGGCACGAGGAGAGCGGGGCGCGGCTGCCCTCCGCGGCGCTCGCCCTGCTCGCGGTCGCCGTGCTCGGCCTCGCGGCGCTCTCCCTGGCGGGACGCCGTGTCGCGTTCCTCGCGGCGATCACCTTCGTCGGCGCGCCGCTGTTCCTGCTCCACGGCCGCCAGGTCACGGGCGCCGCCCCGCTGCTCCTCGGGGAGACGCTCGCGTTCGCCGGCCTCGCGCTGCTGGCGTTCGGCGACGGTCGACGCGCGATCGCGGCGGGCGCGATCGCGGCGCTCGTGGGTCTCTTCGTCGCGACGTGGTGCGGCGGGACGCTCATGGGGGTCGCCGTCCCCGCCGCGACGATCTTCGTGGCGCTCGCGGGCGCCGGAGACGCGAGCCCCTCCGCCGCGCGCCGACGTGCGATGCTGATCGCGACCGTCGCGCTCTCGGCCGCCGGGGCCGCGGCGTTCGCGTTCGCGGTTGCGAGGGGCTGGGATGCGCCGCTGCTCACCGCCGGCCTCGCCGCGAAGCCCGCCTCGATCGACTGCGCCGCCACCGTCGGACAGCTCGCGTACGGGTGGTTCCCCTGGAGCGCCCTCTTGCCGCTCCTGTTCCTCCCGACGGACGACGCGGCCGAGGAGGACCCGCGGCGCCGTGCGATCCGGATCCTCGCCGTCGCCGGCATCGCGATAGGAGCGACGGCGCAGATCTTCTTCCGGTCCCGGCACGGATCGGCGCCGCTGTTCCTCGTCGTGCCGGTGGCCCTCGGCGCGGCGCTCGTCCTCGAGGATCTCGAGCGCACAGGCTCGCGCCGCCGCTTCGCCGCGGTGGTCGTCCTGGCGGCCGTCGGCGTCATGTTGCGCGACTTCGCGCAGGAGCCCGCCGCGATCCTCTCGGGCTACGGGTTCGCGCTCAAGGCTCCGGAGCCCTTCAAGCCGGCCGTCCACGCGGCGATCGCCGCGGCGCCGTTCGTCCTCCTCGTCGCCGCCGCCGGCTTCCTCCGCGGCGCCGACACCGGGCTGCGCGGCGCCCGCGTCCGCCTCCTCGCGACCGTCGCCGCGGCGGCGTTCGGCGGCTACGTGGCGCTCAACATGGTGCCGAGCCTCTCGGTGCACTTCTCGCCCAAGCACGTGCTCGAGTCGTACGACAGGTTCGCGAAGAAGGGCGAGCCGCTCGCGGTGTACGGATCGTCGACGCCGGTGCCGGGCGCCGAGGTGCTGTCCCGGGCCGACGAGCTCCTCGCGTGGCTATCGCGCCCGGCGCGCGTCTTCGCGCTGGTGCCGCCCCAGGAGCTGCCGCGCCTCGACAGCGAATATCGCGCCGCGCGCGGGGAGCACGTCTTCGTGCTCGACGCGTCGAGCTCCCGCCTCCTCCTCGCGACGAGCCTGCCCGCGGCGAAGGAGCGCAACGTGAACCCGATCGCGGAGCACGTGCGGTCGGAGCCGTTCCCGACGGCGCCGCGCAACGTGCGCGAGGTCGACTTCGAGGGCAAGCTGCGGCTCCTCGGGTGGGAGGTCGCGTCGAAGGCGGGGAAGGACGCCCTCCAGCAGGGGGCCGACTTCACGCTGACCACGTACTGGAGGTGCACGGCCGCGATCCCGCAGAGCTACAGCTTCTTCGTGCACATCGACGGCGCGGGCCCGCGCATCAACGGCGATCACACGCCGGTCGGCGGCGCCTACCCGACGCAGTACTGGAAAGAGGGCGACTACATCCGCGACGTCTTCAAGGGGCAGATCCCGGGCTACCAGAAGAAGGGCTCGTACACGATCAGAATGGGCTTGTTTCATGGCGACACCCGGCTGAAAGTGATCGGGGACCCGACCGCGGCGGAGAGCTCGGTGCCGCTCGGCAAGATCCGGCTCGAGTGAGGGGCGCATGGGAGAGGACGACACCAGGTCGTACGCCGAGAAGCGGAGGCAGCCTCGCCACGCCATCCGCGTGGACGTGAACTATAGGTTCGGCGACACCTACCTGTTCTCGCGGTCGAGCAACCTCTCTGAGATGGGCATCTTCCTCGCCACGCCGACGCCGCTCGCCCGCGGGACCCGGATCGAGCTCAGCTTCGCCGACCCCGCCGCCCCGGAGCCTATCCGCGTCGACGGCGAGGTGGTCTGGACGATCGAGGCGAAGCCGGGTGTCGAGCCCGGAATGGGCATCCGGTTCATCGATCCGACCCCGGCGGCGCGCGCGCGCGTCAAGGCGCTGATCCGGACGACGGCCTACCTCGAGTAGGCCGGACCCGCGATCAGGAGATATCTACCTTCTCGACGCTGCCCACCTCGCCCCCGAGGAACCTGCCCGCGACCTCGGCGAAGCTCGCCGGCAGGTCGGTGACGAAGCACTCGAGCGTCCCCTCGCCCGCGCCGCGCTCCGCGCCGCGCCGCGCGAGCTCGATGGCGACGTCCGAGGCCATCGCGTTGGCCGAGTCGACGATCGCCGCCGGGCTGCCCAGGGCGTCGAGCTCCCCGCGGATCGTCCCGGCGAGCAGCGGGTAGTGCGTGCACCCGAGGAGGAGGACGTCGATCCCCTCGCGCACGAGCGGCGTCACGTAGCGCCTCACCGCGAGCCGCGGCACCTCCCCCTCGAGCCACCCCTCCTCGGCGAGCGGGACGAGCAGCGGGGCGGCGTTCTGGAAGACGCGGCACCCCGGCGCCCGCGAGTCGATCTCCCGGGGGTAGGCGCCCGACCCGACCGTGCCGGCGGTCCCGATGACGCCGACCCTCCTGTTCCTGGTCGCGGTCGCGGCGGCGCGCGCGCCGGCCTTGATGACGCCGAGCACCGGCACCTCGATCCGCTGCCGCAGCGACGGCAGCGCGAGCGCGGTCGCCGTGTTGCAGGCGATGACCAGCATCTTGAGCCCGCGCGCCACGAGAAACCTGGAGCAGTTCCATGCATACCGCTCGATGGTCTCCGACGAGCGCGTGCCGTACGGGACGCGAGCGCTGTCGCCGAGGTAGACGATCCGCTCGTGGGGCAGCCGCTCGCGGATCGCGCGTACGACGGTCAGCCCGCCGAGCCCCGAGTCGAACACGCCGATCGGCAGGTCGCCGGCGCCGCCCGCGGTCACTTCCTCCCGCACGGTTCGCCTCCTGCGTCGTCGCGGCGAAGCTCCGCCTCCGCGAGGCCCGCCGCCGCGGCCATCACGCGCTTGAGCGGCACGCCGCGCTCCAGCGCCACGCGCTTGCAGTCCTCGAACTCCGGCGCCGCGTTCGCGCTGCCGTAGGGTCCGCGCGCCATCTTCACCCGCACCTTCCCGAACGGCGTCTCGACCTCGCGGATCTCGCGCCGCATCTCGATCCGCCCGACGGCGTGGTGGCGCAGCCCGATGGTCGGCGTCTCCGCGAGCACGAGGGCGCCGATCCTCTCGAGATCGGCCGCCCGCACGAGCGCGCCCAGCGCCATCGCCGGCCGCCCCTTCTTCATGTGGATCGGCGTGATCCACGCGTCGAGCGCCCCCTCGGCGAGGATCCGCTCGATCGCGTGCCCGGCGATCTCGCCGGTGACGTCGTCGATGTTCGCCTCGATGACCGCGCAGGAGTCGGGATCGTCCGCGAGCGCCGCCGTCGCCTCCCCGAGGATCGCGCGCAGCACGCCGGGGCGCCCCTCGTGACACCGCGCGCCGGCGCCGAGGCCGATCCGTACCGGGATCATCTTCGGGACCCGGCCGAAGCGGGCGGCGACGCTCCGCACGATCGCGGCCCCGGTCGGCGTCGTGAGCTCGGCCTCGACGTCGGTGCCCTCGACCGGGACGCCCCGCAGGATCTCGAGGGTCGCGGGCGCGGGCAGCGGCAAAACGCCGTGGCGCGTCTCGACGAAGCCGCAGCCGAGCGGCACCGGGCCGCACACGACCTCGGCGCCTAGGTGATCGAACGCGGCCGCGGCGCCCACGATGTCGACGATCGAGTCGACCGCGCCGACCTCGTGGAAGTGGACGTCGTCGACCGCCTCGCCGTGGATCTTCGCCTCCGCCTCGGCGCGCCGGCGGAAGATCCGCAGCGCGAGCTCGCGCGCGCCCGGCCCGATCGAGGAGCCGGCGATCATGTCGCGGATGTCGGCGTAGTGGCGGTGCGGCTGATGGCCCTCGGCGACGTCGACGAAGAACCGCGAGACGACCATCGACCGGCGGGTCTCGCGCTCGACTCGAATCGCGCAGCCCTCGAGCGGCAGCCTCGCGACCGCGCCCGAGACGACGTCGAGCGGGACGCCGAGATCGATCAGCGCCGAGACGATCATGTCGCCGGACAGCCCGGACGAGCAGTCGAGGTAGACGACGCGCGCCGTCATCGCGCCCTCCCGCCGACCCGGTTGACGAGCGACGCGGCGTAGCCCGCGCCGAAGCCGTTGTCGATGTTCACGACCGTGACCCCGGCCGAGCAGCTGCTCAGCATGCCGAGGAGCGCGGTCACGCCGCCGAAGCTCGCGCCGTAGCCTATCGAGGTCGGCACGGCGATCACGGGCGCCGCGACGAGCCCCGCGATCACGGACGGCAGCGCGCCCTCCATGCCGGCGACCACGACGATCACCGTCGCGCGCCGCAGGTCGTCGAGCCTGTGGAGCAGGCGGTGGACGCCGGCCACGCCGACGTCGTTGATGCGCACGACCTCGTTCCCGGCGAGGCGCGCCACGAGCGCGGCCTCCTCGGCGACCGGGGAGTCCGCCGTGCCGGCGGTGACGATCGCGACGGGCCCGGCGCCGCGCACCTGCACCTCCTGCCGCTCGAGCACGAGGCAGCGCGCCTCCTCGGCGTAGCGCATGGCGGGCAGCGCCGCGATCACGGCCGCGGCCTTGTCCGCGTCCACGCGGGTGACGAGCACGTTGCCGCCGGTCTTCGCGAGCTCGGCCGCGATGAGGGCGATCTGCGCCGCGCTCTTCGGCTCGCCGAGGACCACCTCGGGGAAGCCCGTGCGGATCGCGCGGTGGTGATCGACGACCGCGCCGCCGATGTCCGCGAACGGCAGCTTCGCGAGCGCCTCCACGGCGTCTTCGACCGAAGTCTCGCCCCGCTGCACGCCGTCCAGGAGATCTCTCAGCTTCTTCGGATCCATGGCGAGGTGTTCATATCACAATCGGAGAGGCGGGACGACAGGGAGGGAAAAGCTACCGGCGGACGTCCGCCCCGCTGCGAGCTCGCTTCTTCGCGGTCGCTCCTCGCTTCATCGGGGCTTTGTCGGTCGCCTCGAGCCGGTCTAGCAGGAACTCCGGCGCGAAGTCCGCGCCGTTCGGCCAGACGACCGTGCGCGTGTCCGGGCTCAGGGCGAGCGTCGCGAACACCTTCGGATCCGCCAGCGGCGCGAACACCGGGCCGTCGAGCTCGTCGGCGAGATCGATCACTCCGGCAGGACCGTGCGCGAACCGGATGTACACCTTGTGCCCGGTTCGGTGCTCGGCTTCGACGATGCGCGGGATCATTTGGCCTTCCTCCCTTTCCCCTACTCGAGCCCGTCGATCGGCTCGAGCGGCCTCTTCTCCAGCACTCGCCGCCAGTTCTCCTTGAGCTCGGCATGGTGCCGTTCGTACCACTCGACAACGAGAGCGAGCGCACGCTTCGGGAAGCGACCCTCGATCGTCCCGTCTCCGATCGCGACGGTGATCTCGTAGTCGCCGTAGAGCGCATGAAAATGCGCGGGCTCATGGTCGCGGAAGTACATGGCGATCACGATGCCATAGAAGCGCGATATCTCGGGCATGGCGCTTGCTCTCTCATTCGCCGCTCCGAGCGGCAACGGAAGAATATCACGCGCTCGGGGAGGTCGCCATGTGAAGAAAGCGGCGGCTGTCGGTCGCGAGGCGGGACGACGGGGCTGCCGCGCTGTCGCGCTGTCGCGCTGTCGCGCCGCCGGTTTCGGCGCGCGTCCGATCCGCTGGATCTGGCGAAACGGTCGGTTCGGTCAGATGTCGAGCGCGAGGACAAAAACGTCCTGATCTCCGGAATGCTCGTGCAACGGAGGCTGCCCCGCAGGTCCATCCCAGGAAGCAGAGGAGCAGCCAGACACATAAACGTTTTCGCCGCCGTTCACTGCGAGTGAGAGACCTTTGTCATCGCCGCTGGCCCCGTAGAACGCGTGCCATTGATATGCGCCGCTCGAATCCAATTCGAGAACGTAACTGTCCAGTTGCCCGGAATGCGCGTGCAGCGGGCTCTCTCCCGAAGGACCATCCCAGGAAACAGAAGAGGTGCCGGTCACGTAGATGTTTCCGCTGCCGTCCATCGCCAATGAGAGACCGGCGTCGAAGCCGCTCGCCCCAAAAAATGTGTGCCACTGGTACGCAGCGGTGTCCGTATCGGTGTCCGTGTCCGTATCGGTATCCGTATCCGTATCGGTATCCGTGTCCGTATCGGTGTCTGAGTCGGTGTCGGTATCGGTATCGGTATCGGTGTCTGAATCAGAGTCGGTGTCGGTGCCACCGGCGTCGTTGTCGTCGCTGTTGTCCTTCGGGTCCTTGGAGCAAGCAGAGACAAGGACAAAAAGGACGGCAAGGACGGCAAGGACGCGGGCCTGCGACGCCGAAGAGCATTCTGTTCTCGCGCTCATCCCGCACCCCCTGGGTCGAGTGATTGTACCCCGATCACTTCCACCCGCGCCTGTCCAATACGCGGACGAGGTCGTCCGCCGTCACCGCGCCGACGACGACATCGGCAATCGCGCCGTCCTCGTCGACGAGGTAGGTCGTGGGCACGACCGGCACGAGCCCGAGGTCGCTCGTCCCCTCGGCCACCGACCACTCGGCGAGGCCTATCGGGAACGGCAGCTCGCGGCTCTCCACGTACTCGTCGAGGAACGGCGCCTCGTTGGGCGCGATCGAGAGCACGACGAACCGCGTCTCCCCGGCCGCCCGCCTGTGCGCCTCGACGAGCTGATCGATGTACATCTCGCTCGTGATCTCGGAGATGCGCACGAGCGCGAGCACCGCCGGCCTGCCGCGCAGCTGCGCGAGCCGCAGCTCCTCCCCGCCCCGCGCGTAGGCGACGTCGACGGGTCCGTCCCGGTACGGCAGGGTCGGCGCGCGGGAGCCGCACGCCGAGAGCGCGATCGCGGCGGCGGCCGCGGCGAAGTGGAGGCGCCCGCTCAGCGGAGCCGCTCCAGGACGTGGAACCCGAACTCGGTCTCGACCACGCCGCTGCGCGCGCCGGGAGCGAGCGAGAACACGGCGGCCTCGAACCGCGGGGTCATCGTGCCCTCGGCGACGACGCCGAGATCGCCCCCCTCCGCCTTCGACGGGCAATCGGAGTACTTCGCCGCGACGCCTGCGAAGTCGTCGCCGCGCTTCAGCTTCTCGAGCACCTCCGCCGCGAGCGCCGCGGCGTCCTCCCGGCTCCGCGTCACGCCCGTCGGCGCGTTCCGGGCACCCTCGAACGCGACGAGCACGTGCCGGACGAACGCCTCCGGGAGGCGGCGGACGATCGTGAAGCCGTTCACCATCTCCAGAGGGCCGCCGATCTCCCCGGGCGCGAGCGAGAACGCCACCGCGTCGAGGGCCGGCGGGAAGAGCCCGCGGAACACGCGCCCCACGTAGCCGCCCCGCTCGCGGGTCAGGTGATCCGAGTGCTTCATCGCGACGTCCGAGAACGCCGCGCCCGGCGCGCGCGCCGCCGCGATCACCTCCCCGGCGACCTTCCGCGCCTCGTCGCGGCTCCGCGTGACCCCCGCGGGCGCGTTCTGGGCGCCCTGGAACGACACGACGATCATCGCCGCGAAGATCTCCTCGATCTTGTCGCGGCGGATGACGTGGAACCCCATGCCGCTCTCGACCGGCGGCGCCACCGCACCCTCGTCGAGGCCGGCGACGGTCTTCGCGATCGCGGGCAGCATCTTCGAAGCGGTGAACACGCCCAGCCGCCCGGCGTGGCCGCGCTCCGGCCCGTCCGAGTACCTGTCCGCGAGCGCGCCGAAATCCTCGCCCGCCCGGACCCGCGCGTACAGCCCCTCGGCGAGCGCCTTCGCCTCGTCCTTCGTGCGCGTCACCGCGGGAGCGGCCTTCTCGGCGCCGGCGTACGCGACGAGGATGTTGGACGCCGCCAAACGCTGGTTCGATCGCGGCGCGGGCTCGCCGCGCGGGCGCTCGGCCCGGTCGGCAGCCTCGTCGGCGCCGTCGGCGACGGCCGTGGCCGCGGTCTCCCGCTCCGGCGCGCGGGGCGCCTTGTCGTCCCCGCACGCGCAGAGGACCGCGCAGATCGCCAGCCAGCCTCCGTTTCGTCTCGCGCGCCGCATGTCAGGGCAGCCTCTGGATGACGTGGAAACCGAAATCGGTCTCCACGATGTCCGAGATCTGGTTCTCCTCGAGCGCGAACGCGGCCTTCTCGAACGGCGGAGCCATCTTGCCCTTCGCGAACGTCCCGAGATCCCCGCCCTTGCGCTTCCCGGACGGGCAGTCCGAGTGCTCCCGCGCGAGCGCGGCGAAGTCGGCGCCGTCCTTCAGCTTCTCGACGATCTCCCCGATGAGCGTGCGCGCCTCGTCCTCACTGCGCGTCACCGACGCGGGCTTCCGCTTGGAGCCCTGGTGCATGACGAGGATGTGCCGCGCGTGGATCTCCTCCACCTTCTGCCGCTTGATGAGGTGGTAGCCGAACGGCGTCTCGATAGGCTTCGAGATCTCGCCTGTCTCGAGCGCGCGCACGGCGTCGCTGAACGCCGGCGTCATGCGCCCGGCGGGGAAGATGCCGAGATCCCCGCCCTCCTCGACGCCCGACGGGCAGTCCGAGTGCTTGCGGGCGAGCCCGGCGAAGTCCGCCCCCTTCTCGAGCTTGGCGTACAGCTCCTCGGCGAGCGCGAGCGCCTCGGCCTTCGTCCGGGTGACACCCGGCTTCGGCCGCTCCGAGCCCGCGTGCATGATCAGGATGTGGGAGGCGGAGAGCTTCTCCAAAGGCGGAGCGACGGGCCTCGGCCCCCCGGTCTCCACCGAGGCGGAGCCCGACTTCGCCGCGGGTTTCGCCTGCAAAGGCTCGGCGACGGCCTTCTTCTCCGCGTCCGCGTCCGGCACGCCCTTCGATCCGCAGCCGAGCGCCGCGGCGAGCGCCGCAACCAACGTCATCGCACCGATTGCTCTCTTCATCACACGCTCCGTTTCGAGCCGCCGCCGCCTCGGCCGCGGGCGTGCTGAATATAGACACATTCCCGGGCGCTTTCCACCAACCTTGGCAACCGGCGCCGATTCGTCTAGCGTGCGGCCATGTGCGCGCACCCGTGGAACGAGCGCGTCGAACGGCTCTCGGCCGAGGGGCTCGAGCGGACGCCGCGCCTCGTGCTCGGCGCGACCGGGACCGAGGTCGCGACCGCCGACGGGACGAAGCTCCTGTTCTGCTCCAACGACTACCTCGGCCTCGCCGCCGATCCCCGCCTCGCCGCGGCCGCGAGCGCGGCGGCGTTCGAGCTCGGCGTCGGCTCCGGCGGATCGCGCGCCGTGAGCGGCAACCACGCGCCGCACGACGCGCTCGAGCGCAGGTGCGCTGGGTTCATGGGCACCGACGCCGCGGTGCTGTTCCCGAGCGGGTACCAGGCCAACGTCGGCGCCCTCTCGTCGCTCGTCGACGCGGGCGACGCGGTGTTCTCGGACGCGCGGAACCACGCGAGCATCATCGACGGCTGCCGCCTGTCGCGCGCCGCGGTGCGCGTCTACCGGCACGGAGACGCCGCGGAGCTCGCGCGCCTCCTCGACGAGACGCGCGTCCCGGGGCTGAAGCTCGTCGTGACCGAGGCGGTGTTCAGCATGGACGGCGACGCCGCGCCGCTCGAGGAGATCTCCCGCGCCGCGCGCCGGGCCGGCGCCGAGCTCTACGTGGACGAGGCGCAC encodes the following:
- a CDS encoding M23 family metallopeptidase; translated protein: MPGTGKTPEEPPEEPLTPAPDPVPLSARSRSAAQRRAVFASGALLAAVLGCAAGFFAVTSGHETGSKGDTIGLQSTAEWLGITTPDGGAGTVDTEPNSSKSGGYFDAKGYEAGGGDGGAAGPAAAVAKESGVTETADTRILRGEVRTGVAVIKSLTSLGLSAVDAQLVINAMSGIFDFRRAKPGQKFELSIDKKTRHPIKFRYEASLTDIYVVDRTGDGYRARAVKVPTEKRIRTFGGTISRSLYAALEELGAFPSLTGSVVDVLSTQVDFYKEQRPGDTFRIIIEEESLKGTFLGYGPVLAMEYSGVKSGVRRFFRFRAGDDDATYYDAKGISVPRSEIRIPLHYTRISSPFGVRFHPVLKQKKMHNGVDFAAPSGTPVWACADGVVSLAAHAGANGNLVSIQHGDGLSSYYAHLSRFAAGLRQGAPVRARQTIGFVGNTGRSTGPHLHFGLKKNGKFIDPLKYKVRPGRPAPPKHAAQLAAVIRERSAMLDRVKIAAPSGPLEKVPDAGSEVLGVEEDM
- a CDS encoding YebC/PmpR family DNA-binding transcriptional regulator, with protein sequence MSGHSKWSTIKHKKGAADAKRGKVFTKVIKEITTAARIGGGDPGGNPRLRKAIDEGKANNMPADNIDRAIKKGTGELEGVIYEEIVYEGYGPEGVAVVLEVMTDNRNRTVADIRHLFTRYNGNLGPSGCATRMFDRVGLIEIDKSKATEEQLMEIALEAGAQDILEEETVFEVITPVESFFAVFKALEAAKIATESAELTRRPQLTVKLEGKPAETMLKLYTALEDHDDVQHLYANFDISDEIMESFSA
- a CDS encoding DUF2442 domain-containing protein; protein product: MIPRIVEAEHRTGHKVYIRFAHGPAGVIDLADELDGPVFAPLADPKVFATLALSPDTRTVVWPNGADFAPEFLLDRLEATDKAPMKRGATAKKRARSGADVRR
- the murI gene encoding glutamate racemase, with protein sequence MREEVTAGGAGDLPIGVFDSGLGGLTVVRAIRERLPHERIVYLGDSARVPYGTRSSETIERYAWNCSRFLVARGLKMLVIACNTATALALPSLRQRIEVPVLGVIKAGARAAATATRNRRVGVIGTAGTVGSGAYPREIDSRAPGCRVFQNAAPLLVPLAEEGWLEGEVPRLAVRRYVTPLVREGIDVLLLGCTHYPLLAGTIRGELDALGSPAAIVDSANAMASDVAIELARRGAERGAGEGTLECFVTDLPASFAEVAGRFLGGEVGSVEKVDIS
- a CDS encoding PilZ domain-containing protein, giving the protein MGEDDTRSYAEKRRQPRHAIRVDVNYRFGDTYLFSRSSNLSEMGIFLATPTPLARGTRIELSFADPAAPEPIRVDGEVVWTIEAKPGVEPGMGIRFIDPTPAARARVKALIRTTAYLE
- a CDS encoding FKBP-type peptidyl-prolyl cis-trans isomerase, with translation MKVDQGKMVTLEYTITTEKGEMIESSAGRGAPLAFLYGKSGVIPGLDEEIAGMEEGEEKEFDLPPEKAFGTVESGPVIDIPRNRLPADAKVAVGSMFEADLAGNSQTINMVVLEDRIEAIKVRVIHPLAGKTIHVKAKILSVRDARPEELGN
- the ruvC gene encoding crossover junction endodeoxyribonuclease RuvC gives rise to the protein MIVIGVDPGTIRTGWGVVRRDGNRITRLASGTIFLDDSLEVEDRLVPLEAAVDRILTEHGPDEAAVESLFFSKNALSALKLGHARGVIVLALRRRGLRVASYPPALVKRSIVGGGRAAKGQVQRVVQAILKMPGLPAEDEADALAIALCHANAPRR
- the larB gene encoding nickel pincer cofactor biosynthesis protein LarB, yielding MDPKKLRDLLDGVQRGETSVEDAVEALAKLPFADIGGAVVDHHRAIRTGFPEVVLGEPKSAAQIALIAAELAKTGGNVLVTRVDADKAAAVIAALPAMRYAEEARCLVLERQEVQVRGAGPVAIVTAGTADSPVAEEAALVARLAGNEVVRINDVGVAGVHRLLHRLDDLRRATVIVVVAGMEGALPSVIAGLVAAPVIAVPTSIGYGASFGGVTALLGMLSSCSAGVTVVNIDNGFGAGYAASLVNRVGGRAR
- the larC gene encoding nickel pincer cofactor biosynthesis protein LarC, which produces MTARVVYLDCSSGLSGDMIVSALIDLGVPLDVVSGAVARLPLEGCAIRVERETRRSMVVSRFFVDVAEGHQPHRHYADIRDMIAGSSIGPGARELALRIFRRRAEAEAKIHGEAVDDVHFHEVGAVDSIVDIVGAAAAFDHLGAEVVCGPVPLGCGFVETRHGVLPLPAPATLEILRGVPVEGTDVEAELTTPTGAAIVRSVAARFGRVPKMIPVRIGLGAGARCHEGRPGVLRAILGEATAALADDPDSCAVIEANIDDVTGEIAGHAIERILAEGALDAWITPIHMKKGRPAMALGALVRAADLERIGALVLAETPTIGLRHHAVGRIEMRREIREVETPFGKVRVKMARGPYGSANAAPEFEDCKRVALERGVPLKRVMAAAAGLAEAELRRDDAGGEPCGRK